From the genome of Papaver somniferum cultivar HN1 chromosome 2, ASM357369v1, whole genome shotgun sequence, one region includes:
- the LOC113350819 gene encoding uncharacterized protein LOC113350819: MDAVTLFYIYFYSYVLRHQSSVLRANDRFELTMVRLWVMEDLVYKSDTKCKSQLRIDRRTFRILCHKLRTVSGLEDNRNCDVEEMVAIFLYVIAHHHKNRVVGFQFKRSGDTISRHVNTVLKGVIRLQGELLKEPVAVSTSSVDQRWNCFKNCLGALDGTHISVHVATADKPRYRTRKSAIATNVLGVCSQDLEVIYVYPGWEGSAADSRVLREAIYKKNGLKVPHGYYYLVDAGYPNSGGFLAPFRALMFLYMTDDKECKLKLTSGVVMAFLCTICEVRKTSRKQHCESTFMRFLLGASTAINMRRN; encoded by the exons ATGGATGCTGTAACTTTATTTTACATTTATTTCTATTCATATGTCTTGCGTCATCAAAGTAGTGTGTTAAGAGCTAATGATCGTTTTGAATTAACTATGGTACGATTGTGGGTGATGGAAGATTTGGTATACAAAAGTGACACCAAATGTAAATCCCAACTTCGTATCGATAGACGCACTTTTAGAATTCTTTGTCATAAGTTGCGCACTGTTAGTGGACTAGAAGATAATAGGAATTGTGATGTCGAAGAAATGGTGGCGATATTTTTATATGTAATTGCGCATCACCATAAGAATAGAGTTGTGGGTTTTCAATTCAAGCGATCAGGAGATACGATTAGTAGACATGTGAACACGGTGTTGAAAGGAGTTATTAGGCTTCAAGGAGAGTTGTTAAAAGAACCGGTAGCAGTCTCTACAAGTTCTGTTGACCAGAGATGGAACTGCTTTAAG AACTGCCTAGGGGCATTAGATGGAACACATATTAGTGTCCACGTTGCAACAGCAGACAAGCCTAGGTATCGTACAAGGAAAAGCGCAATTGCTACCAATGTCTTAGGTGTATGTTCTCAAGACTTGGAGGTTATATATGTATATCCTGGATGGGAAGGATCAGCTGCTGATTCTCGTGTTCTTAGGGAAGccatttacaaaaaaaatggcTTAAAAGTTCCACATG GTTACTATTACCTTGTTGATGCCGGTTATCCAAATAGTGGAGGATTTCTTGCTCCCTTTAGAG CCTTAATGTTTCTTTACATGACTGATGATAAAGAATGTAAATTGAAACTTACATCCGGGGTAGTTATGGCTTTTCTATGCACTATTTGTGAG GTCAGAAAAACATCAAGAAAACAACATTGCGAAAGTACCTTTATGAGATTTCTACTTGGTGCTTCCACTGCCATAAACATGAGGAGAAATTAA
- the LOC113347316 gene encoding two-component response regulator ORR3-like: protein MAEFPSTPPSPTPSSSSSSTTTSCCLNSHVIHVLAVDDCLVDRKIVEKLLKTAKFKVTTVATGKKALEVLGLNEAKVETPLNEQNIDIIFTDYCMPEMNGYDLLKVVKEHSHLKSIPVVIMSSEHDPERISRCLATGAEEFMSKPLQLRDIQRLRSYVTPVQHITKTGTKRKLPLDLIPENNGSERRPCIAGVAVA from the exons ATGGCTGAGTTCCCTTCTACACCTCCATCTCCAAccccttcttcatcttcctcttctaCCACAACCTCTTGTTGTTTAAATAGTCATGTGATTCATGTATTAGCTGTTGATGATTGCTTGGTTGACCGTAAAATCGTTGAGAAATTACTCAAAACTGCCAAATTTAAGG TTACTACTGTTGCAACCGGAAAAAAAGCATTGGAAGTTCTAGGCTTGAACGAAGCTAAAGTTGAAACTCCTCTTAAT GAACAAAATATTGATATAATCTTTACTGATTATTGTATGCCTGAGATGAATGGTTATGATCTTCTCAAGGTTGTCAAG GAGCACAGCCATCTAAAATCTATCCCCGTGGTGATAATGTCATCGGAACATGATCCCGAAAGAATCAGCAG ATGTCTTGCAACAGGAGCTGAGGAATTCATGAGCAAACCCTTGCAGCTAAGAGATATACAAAGACTGAGAAGCTATGTAACACCTGTACAACATATAACCAAAACAGGcacaaaaagaaaacttcccCTCGACCTGATACCAGAGAACAATGGATCTGAAAGGCGACCTTGTATTGCAGGAGTTGCTGTTGCATGA
- the LOC113347317 gene encoding chloride channel protein CLC-c-like, translating into MDPADNNGIDIESEALPMDGKEIVRNGSDLFDKDMIREPLLRKRTNTTSQIALIGANVCPIESLDYEIVENDLFKQDWRSRKKLQIFQYIVLKWTLALLIGLATGLVGFFNNLAVENIAGFKLVLTSDLMLKQKFYQAFVAYAGCNVVLAIAAAVLCAYVAPAAAGSGIPEVKAYLNGVDAHSILAPSTLFVKIFGSIFGVAGGFVLGKEGPMVHTGACIANLLGQGGSRKYHLTWTWLRYFKNDRDRRDLITCGAAAGVAAAFRAPVGGVLFALEEAASWWRGALLWRTFFTTAVVAVVLRGFILFCRNGNCGLFGEGGLIMFDVSSSITSYSTADLLVVLLLGVIGGLFGSLYNYLVDKVLRTYSIINEKGPHYKVLLVIIISLLTSCCSYGLPWFGSCTPCPDDLKEQCPTIGRSGNYKNFQCPPGHYNDLASLFLNTNDDAIRNLFSSGTENEFYLSSLFVFFFAIYGLGIITYGIAIPSGLFIPVILAGSSYGRLIGTLLGSICDLDPGLFALLGAASFLGGTMRMTVSICVILLELTNDLLMLPLVMLVLLISKTVADSFNKGVYDQILVLKGLPFMESHLEPYMKHLVARDVVSGPLMTFSSVEKVGNIMHVLRMTRHNGFPVIDEPPFVEAPELCGLVLRSHLVVLLNGKKFTKEKILCREGILRKFDAFDFAKAGSGKGLKVEDLDISPEEMDMYVDLHPITNSSPYTVVETMSLAKAAVLFRQLGLRHLCVVPKTPGRPPISGLLTRHDFMPEHIMDLYPHFNPRRKLSNRS; encoded by the exons ATGGATCCAGCAGATAATAATGGGATTGACATAGAAAGTGAGGCGTTGCCAATGGATGGAAAAGAGATTGTGAGAAATGGTTCAGATTTATTCGACAAAGACATGATTAGAGAGCCACTTCTTAGGAAAAGGACCAACACCACTTCTCAGATTGCTCTGATCGGTGCAAATGTCTGTCCAATTGAAAGCCTTGATTATGA GATTGTTGAGAATGATTTATTCAAGCAGGATTGGAGATCGAGGAAGAAGCTTCAGATATTTCAGTACATTGTCCTTAAGTGGACACTTGCACTTCTTATAGGATTGGCTACAGGACTTGTTGGTTTCTTTAATAATCTCGCGGTGGAGAACATAGCGGGTTTCAAACTGGTGCTTACTAGCGATCTCATGCTCAAGCAAAA GTTCTACCAGGCATTCGTAGCATATGCTGGTTGCAATGTGGTTTTGGCGATTGCTGCTGCAGTTCTTTGTGCTTACGTTGCCCCTGCTGCAGCAGGTTCTGGTATTCCAGAAGTAAAAGCTTATCTTAATGGTGTGGATGCTCATTCTATATTGGCTCCAAGTACTCTCTTTGTAAAG ATATTTGGTTCCATTTTTGGAGTTGCTGGTGGATTTGTTTTGGGTAAGGAAGGACCTATGGTACACACAGGGGCTTGCATAGCCAATTTACTTGGCCAAGGTGGGTCCCGGAAGTATCATTTGACTTGGACATGGCTCAGATATTTCAAAAATGATCGAGATCGACGGGACTTGAtcacttgtggtgctgctgctggaGTTGCAGCTGCCTTTCGTGCCCCAGTTGGTGGTGTTCTATTTGCTCTAGAAGAAGCAGCTTCATG GTGGAGAGGTGCTCTTCTCTGGAGAACATTTTTCACAACAGCAGTTGTTGCCGTGGTTCTTCGAGGTTTCATATTATTTTGCAGGAATGGAAATTGTGGGTTGTTTGGTGAAGGAGGGCTGATAATGTTTGATGTTAGTTCGTCTATAACATCATATAGTACCGCTGATCTTCTAGTGGTGTTACTCCTTGGAGTGATTGGAGGTCTTTTTGGGAGTTTATACAACTATCTTGTAGACAAAGTCCTCCGCACTTACAGCATAATCAACGA GAAGGGTCCCCATTACAAAGTCCTTCTTGTCATCATTATATCTCTTTTGACTTCATGTTGTTCTTACGGCCTTCCATGGTTTGGAAGTTGCACGCCTTGCCCCGATGATCTTAAAGAGCAGTGCCCAACTATAGGTCGTTCGGGTAACTACAAGAATTTCCAATGCCCACCAGGCCACTACAACGATCTTGCCTCACTTTTCCTCAATACTAATGACGATGCCATCCGTAATCTATTCAGTTCAGGAACCGAGAACGAATTTTATCTTTCTAGCTTATTCGTGTTCTTTTTCGCCATATATGGTCTTGGCATCATAACTTACGGCATTGCCATCCCGTCTGGGCTCTTTATCCCTGTTATTCTTGCTGGATCCTCCTATGGTCGCCTGATTGGAACCCTACTTGGCTCCATTTGTGACCTTGATCCAGGTCTTTTTGCTCTTCTTGGAGCTGCTTCTTTCCTTGGTGGGACCATGAGAATGACGGTCTCAATCTGTGTGATTCTTTTGGAGCTCACAAATGATCTCCTGATGCTTCCTTTAGTTATGTTGGTTCTTCTTATTTCCAAAACAGTTGCTGACAGCTTCAACAAGGGTGTTTATGACCAAATACTAGTTTTGAAGGGTTTGCCCTTCATGGAATCTCACTTGGAGCCTTACATGAAGCACTTGGTCGCAAGAGACGTTGTGTCCGGTCCACTGATGACGTTCTCGAGCGTGGAGAAGGTTGGGAACATAATGCATGTTTTAAGAATGACAAGGCATAATGGGTTCCCCGTCATTGATGAACCACCTTTTGTCGAGGCACCAGAATTGTGTGGGCTTGTATTGAGGTCTCATTTGGTCGTGTTGCTCAATGGGAAAAAGTTTACAAAAGAGAAAATCTTGTGCAGGGAGGGGATATTACGGAAGTTTGATGCATTTGATTTCGCAAAAGCAGGGTCGGGTAAAGGGTTGAAGGTGGAGGACTTGGATATTAGCCCTGAGGAGATGGATATGTATGTGGATCTCCACCCAATCACTAATTCATCCCCATATACTGTCGTGGAGACAATGTCGTTGGCCAAAGCAGCAGTTCTATTTCGACAACTTGGCCTCAGACACTTGTGCGTCGTGCCAAAGACTCCAGGG AGGCCTCCAATCAGCGGACTCTTAACGAGACATGACTTTATGCCGGAGCACATAATGGATTTATATCCTCATTTCAATCCCCGCAGAAAGTTGTCTAATCGAAGTTAG